One genomic segment of Helianthus annuus cultivar XRQ/B chromosome 14, HanXRQr2.0-SUNRISE, whole genome shotgun sequence includes these proteins:
- the LOC110906615 gene encoding uncharacterized mitochondrial protein AtMg00810-like, whose translation MKQKFEMSSIGEMKFFLGLQVDQMSSMFTTVLEKFGMSEMAPMSTPLATNHGINPDLTGEKVDETLYRSMIGSLMYLTASRPDIMYPTCLAARYQSSPRASHMSIVKRILRYLKGTPSLGLWYPKDGDFMLEGYSDSDFGCYKINNCRMPILRTPLGHLAV comes from the coding sequence ATGAAGCAGAAGTTCGAGATGTCGTCAATAggtgagatgaagttcttcctagggCTCCAGGTCGATCAGATGTCGTCAATGTTCACGACGGTTCTGGAAAAATTCGGGATGTCCGAGATGGCTCCAATGTCCACCCCATTAGCAACGAATCATGGTATCAAccctgatctcaccggagagaaGGTCGACGAGACGCTATATCGCTCAATGATCGGCTCGCTAATGTATTTGACAGCATCAAGGCCTGATATAATGTACCCGACTTGCCTCGCGGCCCGATATCAGTCAAGTCCTAGAGCTTCGCATATGTCTATCGTCAAGAGGATcctacgctacctgaaaggaacccCAAGCCTGGGGTTGTGGTATCCCAAAGATGGCGACTTCATGCTCGAAGGATACTCAGATTCTGACTTCGGATGctacaaaatcaacaactgcaggatgccaatTCTTCGGACCCCGCTTGGtcacttggcagtgtaa